From the Lathyrus oleraceus cultivar Zhongwan6 chromosome 3, CAAS_Psat_ZW6_1.0, whole genome shotgun sequence genome, the window ATAGGTTAAGTTTCTTAAACATAAGGCTGAGTCGCATATAGTGTTTGCTACCTTCTGCTCTCAAGTACAAAATGAGAAAGACTTTAAGGTTGTTAAAGTCATAACTGgtcatggtggagaatttgaaaataaatacTTTGAAAACCTATTTTATGAGCATGGAATTTCCTATCATTTCTCTTACCTTAGAACTCCTCTAGAGgatggagttgtagagaggaaaAATTGCACATTGCAAAAAATGGAAGATCCATGATCAATGAGACTAATATTACAAAGCACTTCTAGGAAGAAGCAGTTAACATAGTGTGTTACATTTATAACAtgatctctataagacctattttgggtaagactccttatgaattatgAAAGAACATAAAAtccaacatttcatattttcatccttttggatgttcttgttttattctgaatactaaagagaacttaaacaagtttgattccaagGCACAAAAATGTATCATGTTAAGATACTCTGAACACTCAAAATGCTACAGAGTGTATAACACTGAAACaaaaattatggaagaatcaatttGTGTTAAGTTTGATGATAAGCTTGTCCTTGAcaagtcaaagctagttgaaaaatATGTAGATCTGGAGATTAGCTACTCAAATTGTGAAGGCAAGGAATCTGAAGTAAaagattctgaagactcttaATACAAAGTTGCTCAGTCTGAATCAGAAGTTGATGTCCCACCAGCACCTCTGAGGAAACAAAGGAAAAGTTTTTCACATTTTGAGGAATTGATTTTGGGAAATAAATCAGAACCCATGAGAACCAGATCCTTATTTAAACCATCTAAATAAATTCTTTTGGGATTGGTATCTTTAATAGAACCTACTTCAATTGATGAAACACTTCTAGATAGAAACAAGATTATGGTTATGCAAGATGAGTTGAATTAATTCTCCAGAATTGGGGTGTGGGGTCTTGTGTCAAGACCCAAAGGAACCCATGTTATAGGAATTAAATGGGTCTTCAGAATCAAGTTGAATGATCAGTGAGAAATGGTGAGGAAGAAAGCCAGACTAGTTGCACAAGGCTATAGTCAACAAGAGGGAATTAACTATATTGAAACCTTTGCACCAGTGGCCAAGTTAGAGTCTATTCATCTCTTAATTTCCTTTTATGTATATTATAACATCATTCTATATAAGATGGATGTTGAGAGTGTATTTTTGAGTGGCTACATTACTTAAGAGGTGTATGTTCATCAACCTTCTGGCTTTAAAaatcacaaaaactcagatttTGTTTATAAACTCAAAAAATTTTTgtatgtgtaacaccccaaaatttgccctcctcattcatgaattcatttttaggtcatttaacatttcatattgcatttcatcatgtcaatcagaatcagatccaagaagcttgaatatcatccaagacactttgtgggttctatccgggtgatcagtcaacacaagggaaagacttgagttacttccaacaggttcaaatggggtctattcatcattcaaaacgctaatcttgaaggagcaaaaatctgttcctgagttgtcatgctcgctaggtgagtagattggttcgcctagcgaatctgaactgtcatgctcgctaagcgagcagatccttcgctaggcgaagcccacgcgttttgagaaaaataacataaggtcatgggcttgagttgccctcatttaAGCCCACAAATCCACGAAATTAGGTTATAAATTCAGAACTTCATTGAGCCAAAGCCTATTCGATTCCTATTATCAGAGAGAGAAAGAACAAAGCCgacagaattcagagcagcctccggacacttaagggaactcatctgcaaagaacctaTTCTACCTCATACaaaccctaagattgctttgcaaacccagtCGTGCCATTCGATTGtaatcgatctctccaatcaggtttgccttattcccattattttatgcttttaatttgaaatttctaaatgtataTGGTATtatttggaagagtgggtatcgttcGGTTTTGCCCACGGTaaatatgcatgaatgtataaaaCAACGCCTTGAATAtttaatcgtttaatttctgaaatgtgtgccatagggtttggggtttctgaaacCGCATTGTTATCGAAaaagaacccagaacccgcaggcgttcgctagcatcatcgctaggcgagcctgtagcgaggcttcgctaagccctcgctaagcgaagcagtagcgagcgtgacagAAGTTGTTTTGTGCTCTTTAATTTGTTTGGTGattgttatgacatgctttctcttgcctccgtgcactgtttacctaACGCTTTGTTGTCATGTTTcctttgtttggtgcaactcttgattgcgccctatcttgtttctctaacctgtttgttgagtttttgtgagggctcacatgactcctgaaaggatagcttgcttggcattccactttatttgtgggataccatttggagatctattccgattacctgtatttacgtgctttctttgatggtgccagcttaAGAGATCACAGGGTTTCTTGCTtcgttagttgctattacttcggatttttatccgtgcggtagatctcttgatccctttatttttcccgctttttaccgctttcttagctggaacacctcgataggaggcgatgtcttttgtgtgtttacttttgtgcccaaagacctcccAGAAGAGGCACCAGTGTTGAAGATCTCCATGCAGAGGCAATTGGaggataaaagggattagtagccaatcccccgttattcagtgcgtcgttctttaagatcacactacgtgtcgatgcttcagaacaaaagcccaagatcttttgtccagtcagtcagtggagagggttccacctttttgaatccccactttttttcatgagctcaccctgtccacggttaagagctatgaggtcttatcctcatcacccttttgatctgctcaccctgacgctcagtgtcagtggttaagagcccgtttgattacccttccatggtttgtttgtcgaggttgatatgacccctctttactaaagccctacccatgtatgtttgagcccccttgttggcatgtttactttatgcatgtttgttttgtatggtgtgatcgtctccccataggattgctaggcttcggatagtctctcgtttgcatgacaattaaggtagcgcggttccttcaactaggactgcctttttgcatgagcatccctaaaacacaaacaaacccattatttttcttctcctaagaacacgttaactccttctactacaggtgagtaagtctccaaaggtcgagcatccggtagattacgtagtaacatcgttcgtccaacccttaacccgtagttagccgaactacggtttgctctgattctcattccagatgagatacataggcataagacgcgatgtcttagcgagcacactcctctttagcccataggtagccgagctacgaagactctgattctcatattcagataagatacgtatgcagtggatgcgacatccgtgcgagtcattttcttttaacccctcttttagtaaatagcatattagataaacccacaccctttagacaagaataacaagagtggatcccgtagagtactacggatgcgtaggggtgctaataccttctcttcgcataatcgactcccgaacccaagatttggttgcgagaccttgtcttttcctttccttttttccaggtttacttcgagtgtttcctttccctcctttgggataaataacgcacggtggcgactcttctgtcatgCCTTTCTTCGTCGGTTGtgttttttcgcaggttgcgacagctgacgactctgttggggacagacggtttccctaagcgagtccctcctagcttttgtaggttttttgtttgttgggtgtttgttcttttgtacagttatttattttttagcacttgtgtacatatcattgtcGTGTCTGTTGGCTCTGTTAGTTTGTTCGTGGGAGTGGGATGTTCTGCGTGAGATAGGCCCAATACACAGGCCTGAGTGCACTTAGGATTAGCGTGGTTTCACATGCCCTCACGTTCCGTCTCGGTCTGATGTTGGAATATGAAAACACAATTCAGATGTGGATCTTTTTAGAGAATTATGTGTTGTGGATCTCCTACAGTGCTAGAGCTATTTGGGAGAACCGTTAAGTCTGGATGACCTTTACCTTACTTTCATGGGAACTTGGCTGAGACACTCCTCTTATAGTGGTAATGCCAAACCGGAAATGGTGGACGTTATTACTATTCGGCCTGAGAGTCCGTGATATCAATGTCTCTACCCTTTAGCCTCCGCATGTGAGCTGGGTGGGTTGTTTACAGGTGTGCAGGAACCCTTGACCTCATCATACCCTGATATCTGATACCTGGTACCTGATCATCATGGTTCTTTTTCCTGGATCCGAACTTCTGGCACTGGTTTTATTTGTGGATCTGAACCTTTAAACCTGCATACCCGGACTGCCGACCATCGAGGACTTCTTCACAGAGAACAACTCGTGGTTCAGTATATGGTCGGAACCAGTCACATGtcctttgcattgcataacatcatctgcatatttgcgtccaacatctcatgcttattcatttgcaggaTATTCCCTTTCTCGGTTTGGTTTGGCTGATCTGTGCTTATTATGGAGGCTCCCAGGAAGAGTAATGTGACCTATCATTTCTTTGATACCAAGATCAGCCCATTGCGTCAGATAAAAGCTTTGATTATTCCTGACCATGTGGGTTTATTCCGGGATACTTATGGCAACATCTTGCCTATGGTTGAACACTTGGATGCTTCTCAGAGGAGTCTGATACATACTTGCttgcagttttatgatcctcagttgcgttgcttcacttttcaggattTCCAGTTGGCTCCTTTATTGGAAGAGTATGATATGATCTTGGGTGTTCCTCTACAGCATTGTGTCCCTTTCAACTCCGATATACCTCCACCAGAGCATAAGGATATTGCTAAGGCTCTTCATCTGGAAGTGTTTGTTGTGAAGGAAAATCTCTCTTCTAAGGGAGGTCTGTCTGGTTTTCATCTGGATTTTGTGGTAGGCAAAGCCGAAGAGTGTGTTGCTCAAGGCAATTGGGAGGCTGTGTGTGCTCTGTTAGCATTGAGTGTCTATGGTATTATGCTATTCGCCGATGAACCGAAGTTCGTAAGTATGAGTGATATTCATATCTTTCTGCTAAAGAACCCGGTTCCCACCCTTCTTGGTGATTTCTATTTTTCGGTGCACAATAAGAATGAGAAGAGACGAGGGAGATTGGTCAGATGTTGCGCTCCATTGTTCCATAAGTGGCTCGTGGGGCACTTGCCAAATGACGATGCTTTTCTGAATCCACATCAAGCCAGGAATTGGGCTAGAAGGTTGGTTGTCTTGACTGCTAAAGACATCAGATGGTGTAATCAGAATACCAAAGGTGGCGATTTTGTGGTTAGCTGTGGGAAGTACCCTAATGTACCATTATTGGGTATGAAGGGTTGTATCAACTATAACCCGATTCTTTTGAGAAGACAATTAGGGTATGCCTTGACTCACGCTCCTAAGGATCAAGATCTGGTGGAATCTTTCTACTTCCCAATGCAAGATAATCTAGAATTGGTTAAGCAAGCTGCTGGAGCTTGGAGGAATATTCATACTAAAGGTGCTATTGTCTATGGAAAATGTAACAACATCTCTTCTTCCCAGTATGATAGTTGGTTGCGAGAAAGAGCTCGGATTACTCTTCTACCTTTCTCTATGGGAGAACCATCTGATCCGGTTATTGTTGAGTCTGTCAGCATGGTTGAGTACAACAGTTTGAAGCAAGAAAAGGGAAAAGCCGATAAGTTGAATGCGAAGTTGAGTGAAGGCCTCAGGAAAACTTTGTGCGCTAAGAAAGAAGTTGAGAGAGAAGTTCAAAGATTGAATGAGCTTCAAAAACAAAGCAATGAGAGGATTGCCGAAGATGCTGATTACATCCGTAAAGTCTGTTCAGGTGAGGATATACTGAAGAAAGCTTGCAAGGCTGCTAAGGAGCAGTTAGGAAGAGCTGAATATAGGCTTATTGAGCGCCAGCAAAGGTGGGAAGAATTGTCTGATCGCCGAAAACAGGTTGAGATAGAAATCAGAGCAGAAAATGAGCAGTTGAAGAGTAAGGAGAACGAGCAGCATGAAGCACTTCGATTGGCTGAACAAGAGATCGTCGAACTAAAGATTCGAGCAGGGGTCAAGAGAACAAAAGAACAAGACAAGTACAAGAAATTGGAAGAAGCGGTCAAGACGAGGAATTTGTTGATTCAAGGCCTTACAGAACACCCTACTGACCCGGTTACAGAGGCGTTTCTTAAGGAAGTTCGGGGAGACTCGTTTGGGCTAGGTGTTTGACTCCTTTTGTTTTTGTAGAGTTCACCATCAGGCTTGTTGATGGGTTCTCATTTCTTTGTTCGTCGCTCTCAGAACAGTTTGTATTTTGACTATGACACCTTTCGGATGTTTCATTCTCTTTGATTATTTCAGTATTGTTATTTGCGCATTCGATTGCAGTTGTACACGTTGTTCTGGAAGGTCAACCCGGAATTGAGAAGGGGGATGCCTTGAAATTGAATAAGtagtgcatcgcataccatgcatactaacccttgtttgttttgcaggtgtcaccgcagtgtctaatgtttgttccctgtttcaggcattattggtcccaagcgagtccacaggtacccgacaaaggaaaatcgtctgcaactagcaatggaccaggtacagaaagagctggctgatatgcgtgaaaggatggatcagttcatgacattgatgactggtatggcagaaggccaggaaaagctgagggaattggttgagcaaccgaggcccgatccagaggtagagatacca encodes:
- the LOC127131876 gene encoding uncharacterized protein LOC127131876, translating into MEAPRKSNVTYHFFDTKISPLRQIKALIIPDHVGLFRDTYGNILPMVEHLDASQRSLIHTCLQFYDPQLRCFTFQDFQLAPLLEEYDMILGVPLQHCVPFNSDIPPPEHKDIAKALHLEVFVVKENLSSKGGLSGFHLDFVVGKAEECVAQGNWEAVCALLALSVYGIMLFADEPKFVSMSDIHIFLLKNPVPTLLGDFYFSVHNKNEKRRGRLVRCCAPLFHKWLVGHLPNDDAFLNPHQARNWARRLVVLTAKDIRWCNQNTKGGDFVVSCGKYPNVPLLGMKGCINYNPILLRRQLGYALTHAPKDQDLVESFYFPMQDNLELVKQAAGAWRNIHTKGAIVYGKCNNISSSQYDSWLRERARITLLPFSMGEPSDPVIVESVSMVEYNSLKQEKGKADKLNAKLSEGLRKTLCAKKEVEREVQRLNELQKQSNERIAEDADYIRKVCSGEDILKKACKAAKEQLGRAEYRLIERQQRWEELSDRRKQVEIEIRAENEQLKSKENEQHEALRLAEQEIVELKIRAGVKRTKEQDKYKKLEEAVKTRNLLIQGLTEHPTDPVTEAFLKEVRGDSFGLGV